CAGGATTCGAACCTGCGGCCTCCTGCTCCCAAAGCAGGCGCGATAACCGGGCTACGCTACACCCCGAGGCAAAATTAAGCGGAGAGACAGGGACTCGAACCCTGGCGACGGTTACCCGTCGACAGATTAGCAATCTGCTCCATTACCGCTCTGGCACCTCTCCATGCTCAAGGAATTGATTCCCGTTTTGCGGTTGCAAATGTAAGACAACATTCGATATCTCACAACTATTTTTGTGCTTTTTTCAATCTTTTTTTAATCTTTTTTTTAAAACACTTCACAATCAAACAAATAGAATTAACAAAAAAATCATCTAAATTTAAAATCTGCCCTATTCCATACAAAATTTGAATTTGTTCAAATAAACAGTAAATTTGCTTTACTAACTAATATTAAACAGAACATGAACAAAAGAGTTGTTATCGTTTCTGCCGTTAGAACGCCTATCGGAAGTTTCATGGGAGGTCTATCTACCGTACCCGCACCAAAATTAGGAGCCGCTGCCATAAAAGGAGCGCTCCAAAAAATTAATCTTGACCCAAAACTGGTCGATGAAGTTTTCATGGGTAATGTAATTCAGGCCGGTGTTGGTCAGGCTCCTGCCCGTCAGGCTGCACTTTTTGCAGGTTTGCCCGAAGAAGTTGCCGCTACAACAGTAAACAAAGTATGCGCTTCCGGAATGAAAGCTGTCATGTTCGCTGCTCAGGCAATTTCCTGCGGAGATGCTGAAATTGTAGTAGCCGGAGGAATGGAAAGTATGAGTTTGATTCCACATTACGTACAAATGCGTGCAGGAAACAAATTTGGTCCTGCCACAATGCTCGACGGAATGCAAAAAGATGGATTAACAGATGCTTACGATAACAACGCAATGGGAGTTTGTGCGGATTTGTGTGCCACTGAATATAAAATCACCCGTGAAGAACAAGATGCTTTCGCAATTCAGTCATACGAGAGAAGTGCAAAAGCCTGGGATGCCGGAAAATTTGACAATGAAGTTGTTCCCGTTGAAGTTCCACAAAGACGCGGTGAACCGGTTATATTTTCAAAAGACGAAGAATACACGAATGTAAAATTGGATAAAATACCTTCGTTAAGTGCCGTTTTCACAAAAGACGGAACCGTAACGGCTGCAAATGCTTCTACAATCAATGACGGAGCTGCTGCTTTAATTTTAATGTCTGAAGAAAAAGCAAATTCATTAGGTTTAAAACCGCTTGCTTACATTAAAGGCTATGCCGATGCGGCACAGGAACCAAAATGGTTTACGACAAGCCCTGCAAAAGCATTACCAAAAGCGTTGGACAAAGCCGGAATCTCAATCTCAGATGTAGATTATTTCGAATTCAACGAAGCATTTTCTGTTGTTGGCTTAGCCAATGCAAAAATCTTAAATCTCGATAATGATAAAGTAAATGTAAACGGTGGAGCAGTTTCTTTAGGCCATCCTCTGGGTGCTTCAGGAGCACGCATCATTGTTACATTACTAAATGTACTGGAACAAAACAATGCCAAAACCGGAGCTGCTGCAATATGCAACGGCGGCGGCGGAGCATCTGCCATTGTTATTGAGAGAGCTTAAATAAATATTCATATCAGGAGTTATAAATCGAATAACTCCTGATTTTTAACTTATAAATTTCCATACATGTACGGAATTTGCAATTTAGCCATAGTACCCGTTCGATCTGAAGCCAGTGACAGGAGTGAAATTGTTACACAACTTTTATTTGGAGAACATATCGAAATTTTAGAACGCAAAAATCAATGGGCACGAATCAGGATTCAGTTTGATGATTACGAAGGCTGGGTAGATTCTAAACAATATCAGGAAATTACCAAAGATCAATTTAATCAGTTAAGTAAAGAAGCCATTATCTTAAATGCCGATTTAATTGATTATATCACGGCACCGGATAATTTATTGCTTCCTATTCCGCTTGGTGCTTCATTGTCGTTTTTAAACAACAGCGAAATCAACACTTCAAATTTTGATTTCGAAGGCACCAAAACAAGTGGCATAAAACCTAAAAGCGCTCTTATAAACACCGCGTTTATGTACCTAAATGCACCTTATCTTTGGGGCGGAAAAACGCCTTTCGGTATTGATTGCTCA
The Flavobacterium flavigenum genome window above contains:
- a CDS encoding acetyl-CoA C-acyltransferase, yielding MNKRVVIVSAVRTPIGSFMGGLSTVPAPKLGAAAIKGALQKINLDPKLVDEVFMGNVIQAGVGQAPARQAALFAGLPEEVAATTVNKVCASGMKAVMFAAQAISCGDAEIVVAGGMESMSLIPHYVQMRAGNKFGPATMLDGMQKDGLTDAYDNNAMGVCADLCATEYKITREEQDAFAIQSYERSAKAWDAGKFDNEVVPVEVPQRRGEPVIFSKDEEYTNVKLDKIPSLSAVFTKDGTVTAANASTINDGAAALILMSEEKANSLGLKPLAYIKGYADAAQEPKWFTTSPAKALPKALDKAGISISDVDYFEFNEAFSVVGLANAKILNLDNDKVNVNGGAVSLGHPLGASGARIIVTLLNVLEQNNAKTGAAAICNGGGGASAIVIERA
- a CDS encoding C40 family peptidase gives rise to the protein MYGICNLAIVPVRSEASDRSEIVTQLLFGEHIEILERKNQWARIRIQFDDYEGWVDSKQYQEITKDQFNQLSKEAIILNADLIDYITAPDNLLLPIPLGASLSFLNNSEINTSNFDFEGTKTSGIKPKSALINTAFMYLNAPYLWGGKTPFGIDCSGFTQMVYKLNGYKIHRDASQQALDGEPLSFIEESEPGDLAFFDNEEGNIIHVGIIMDNNYIIHASGKVRIDRLDHLGIYNPELKKHTHNLRVIKKII